The Sulfurirhabdus autotrophica genome includes a region encoding these proteins:
- a CDS encoding methyl-accepting chemotaxis protein: MAIKIPGFKFSLGKSDPKGPKKEAESGQHTTLIMKGVGNIAGKEPMRLPLIGGLPVEKQYLVTISAMVVFLLLAAATLAYNTISLSNKARYLETSTAMQMLSQRISKGAQQAVLGNDIAFQQLGESDIRFKKSLSGLTKGGDGIPASPGSVLPLLKEVDKSWESSAKGAELILAQKSKLIELNRAVAAINTNNIQLLELTEQVVALLTQSGAPLREVSIASQQVMLTQRMAKNANALLASDVIDPEVAFLLGKDTNTFRDVLEGLVNGSEDLRLAAVKDPDTRDKLAELQETFKQFEASVNSILQNMQELVNAKQAARNIFVSSEDLLTQLQKLTAAYEGLGQIVGGWLAAVFGLLGVVSMIMLGIVNLNEAKRRASQSEQENKRNQEAILRLLNEMGDLAEGDLTIKASVTEDITGAIADSINYTIDELRSLVTGINKATEQVTQASQQAQKITSQLLEAAQKQSQEIEETSASVLQMADSINEVSANAAESAKVAHQSLTASEKGTTAVQNSISGMNEIREQIQETAKRIKRLGESSQEIGEIVELISDITEQTNVLALNAAIQAASAGEAGRGFTVVAEEVQRLAERSGEATKQIGAIVKTIQTDTQDAVAAMEKSTQGVVEGTKLSDAAGQALNEIGQVSQNLAGLIDTISRATQAQAESAGKVAQNMQDIQNITTQTTEGTKQTAVSIGQLADLAAELRGSVAGFKLL, from the coding sequence ATGGCGATTAAGATACCTGGCTTCAAGTTTTCTTTAGGCAAGAGTGACCCTAAAGGGCCTAAGAAGGAAGCGGAATCAGGTCAGCACACTACGCTGATCATGAAGGGTGTAGGAAATATTGCTGGAAAAGAGCCGATGCGCTTGCCGCTCATTGGTGGTTTGCCGGTTGAAAAGCAATATTTGGTGACGATTAGTGCCATGGTGGTCTTTTTGCTCCTTGCGGCGGCGACGCTTGCTTACAACACTATCAGCCTCTCCAATAAAGCACGTTATCTCGAGACTTCCACTGCTATGCAGATGCTTTCGCAGCGTATCTCAAAAGGTGCGCAGCAGGCGGTTTTGGGAAACGATATAGCATTTCAGCAACTGGGTGAAAGTGATATACGTTTTAAAAAATCATTAAGTGGACTAACTAAAGGAGGGGACGGTATTCCTGCTTCTCCAGGTTCAGTTCTACCATTGCTTAAAGAAGTGGATAAAAGTTGGGAATCTTCGGCAAAGGGTGCTGAACTGATTCTTGCTCAAAAATCAAAACTGATCGAATTAAATCGTGCCGTTGCGGCAATCAATACAAACAACATCCAGTTGCTTGAATTAACTGAACAAGTTGTGGCCTTGCTCACTCAGTCTGGCGCGCCACTTCGTGAAGTTTCCATCGCGTCACAGCAGGTTATGTTAACCCAGCGGATGGCAAAAAATGCTAACGCACTTTTGGCCAGTGACGTAATTGATCCTGAAGTAGCATTCCTGTTAGGAAAAGATACGAATACTTTCCGTGATGTATTGGAAGGGCTGGTAAACGGTAGTGAAGACCTGCGCCTGGCAGCGGTTAAAGATCCAGATACTCGCGATAAGCTGGCGGAATTGCAGGAAACTTTTAAGCAGTTTGAAGCTTCTGTTAATAGTATTCTGCAAAACATGCAGGAATTGGTAAACGCTAAGCAAGCAGCAAGAAACATTTTTGTATCAAGTGAAGACCTGCTAACCCAATTGCAAAAACTAACTGCAGCCTATGAAGGTCTTGGCCAGATTGTGGGTGGATGGTTGGCTGCCGTATTTGGCTTGCTGGGTGTGGTCAGTATGATTATGCTGGGTATCGTAAACCTGAACGAAGCGAAACGTCGGGCTTCACAAAGTGAGCAGGAAAATAAACGAAACCAGGAAGCTATTTTGCGGTTGCTGAACGAGATGGGCGATCTGGCTGAAGGTGATCTGACTATTAAGGCGAGTGTAACAGAAGATATTACGGGCGCTATCGCAGACTCCATCAACTACACTATTGACGAGTTGCGTTCTTTGGTAACAGGTATTAATAAGGCGACTGAACAGGTTACGCAGGCGTCTCAACAAGCGCAGAAAATTACCAGTCAGTTGCTGGAGGCTGCGCAAAAACAGTCCCAGGAAATTGAAGAAACCAGTGCTTCAGTTTTGCAGATGGCAGATTCAATTAACGAAGTGTCAGCCAACGCGGCCGAATCGGCAAAGGTTGCGCACCAATCACTGACCGCATCTGAAAAAGGTACGACAGCTGTACAAAACTCTATCTCTGGTATGAATGAAATTCGAGAGCAGATCCAGGAAACAGCGAAACGTATTAAGCGTCTGGGTGAAAGCTCACAGGAGATTGGTGAAATCGTTGAACTGATTTCTGACATTACTGAACAGACGAACGTTTTGGCTCTTAACGCGGCGATTCAGGCCGCATCGGCGGGTGAAGCAGGTCGAGGCTTTACCGTGGTTGCGGAGGAGGTGCAGCGTCTGGCTGAACGTTCAGGTGAAGCTACCAAGCAAATTGGTGCCATTGTGAAAACCATTCAGACAGATACGCAAGATGCGGTTGCCGCTATGGAGAAAAGCACCCAGGGTGTGGTTGAGGGAACCAAGCTTTCCGATGCTGCTGGCCAGGCGCTAAATGAAATTGGACAAGTTTCGCAAAATCTTGCGGGATTGATCGACACCATTTCACGTGCTACACAAGCTCAGGCGGAATCCGCAGGCAAGGTTGCACAGAACATGCAGGACATTCAAAACATCACGACTCAGACGACGGAAGGTACCAAACAAACAGCCGTCTCAATTGGTCAATTGGCTGATCTGGCTGCAGAGTTAAGAGGTTCCGTGGCCGGTTTCAAACTATTATAG
- a CDS encoding hybrid sensor histidine kinase/response regulator, translating into MSAITEFDVGPLTWVKGEIDHALSQASDNLTQLSENMEDVTPIRYCLTHLHQVTGAIQMVGLEGAARYSAEIEKFVTGFEKQEVVISPEHIELIKQAITALVQYLDELIGGEPDLPLKLFPFYQKLLQAQNIEKHNESDLFFPDLSTRAPKNKAVRTLSETDFPQFIKNQRSRFQRGLLQWLKGEGAAGLPEMREALREIDTTQSLPAHRTFWWAAIAFVDSLINQGLKAEFNVKQLCARIDLQMRKLVEGSPKVAERLLRDVLYFVARSQAVSDSVKEVKQVFELDDYLPVAKTQTDEEEADHIKLQSILRELRDAVSTAKESWLKYTSGNKDSLTNFQQQSAKLIAKAEALDSQPMNNLVNQIGAVAAVLSEVNETNKDTVALEMATALLLIENTTENYKQQAQEFVQQSEVQVKRLQASISGNLGEIDIPEVPLLGEMSRKAQEKMLLSQVANEIQTNLRNIEQVLDSYFRDTTKRNDLVALDPTIHQISGALSILDMGKAVELLAASQDLIRKFSQEDYVVEEQEHELVAEALSSLGFYVDAIQYGRTDAERILIPVLKRLTGKEADTSHEPIEVEISEEVEPDLPTISVESGLDEQKQQLKSCFEALQKTPADNICKVNVKAVLTSLRQDADLVADHLLNLQASKALTLLSQSGDEVLPELEASIAEITALKVQASAPSAEASRMKDASEDAVDAELLETYLEEAEEVLGRVQENLQICQGNPHDREALTTIRRGFHTLKGSGRMVGLNTLGEVAWGIEQVMNKWMEEEKSATPALLQLISQSHDAFAEWVKQLNDSGTADVQAEDLLAFAEQLKNGEVAVQADEVSEPELVPEELTFAPIEPEEIAFEAEPVDESELPLLATEAEEETVILEEDSESNQEIIEEEIEAVQASEIVPNLENIPVFGAVESPVLSSFDADTPIAEEAVQEERTPELIASPPFEAEAEAEATPKPELIVVSEAAVEEMPAPEEDVVIGEAVISPVLFSIFMKEAEQHLQTLSREYAGVTESPEQPIAHEFMRAAHTLCGIARTTGITAVADLGHAMELWLQEQLDNFQPFSDKHIKVMGDTVASLNKMLSTISEHKPPKPAKQLIISLQAMLKRAVAEREERHEKAAEVLRAQEKAQADGIASALAEEHTKASIAEIPVEMKSVSSTPSQSERVAENVQQDNEQADRRRVHDDLDEQLLPIFLEEAQELFPEIGGLLRDLRTTPTDLNLSNSLQRALHTLKGSSRMAGAMRLGELTHNMEDKVVVAIESNSLTPELFDDLEAEFDRLGDSLERLKTGEQDIQEVISATKDSQSLDNQETAAVTGMTFGEFEQAAQKALLRVRADVVDRLVSEAGEVSIARSRIEGEMQSFKQSLFDLTENVIRLRNQLREVEIQAESQMQSRLTLVSDEDTTTFDPLEFDRFTRFQELTRMMAESVNDVSTVQQNLLKNLDETEAALLQQARMNRELQQELMHIRMVPINSLTERMYRIVRQTAKELGKKANLDIRGANVELDRSVLEKMTAPFEHLLRNAIAHGLEVKAKRLAAGKAEIGDIQLQARQEGNEIILTLSDDGAGIDLEAIRKKALQLNLIEDGQVLDDAVLMELIFSSGFSTAQEVSQVAGRGVGMDVVRNEVASLGGRIEVNSEYGKGTTFTIYLPLTLAVTQTLLIKAGAELFAIPSSMVEQVQELKAKPLAEVYGKKEIEWQGNKYPFFYLPRLLGDEEHQPISKNYNSILLLRSGALRTAIHVDELQGNREIVVKNIGPQLARVSGIAGATVLGNGKVVLILNPVQLAHREAMPIVTAKIEAPVEVEEKPSNIPLIMVVDDSLTVRKITSRLLSREGYQVITAKDGVEALQELQDAQPSVMLVDIEMPRMDGFELTRNVRGDSKTANIPIIMITSRTAEKHRNYAKELGVDVYLGKPYQEEELLEHIESFIKAGIKH; encoded by the coding sequence ATGAGCGCGATAACGGAATTTGACGTTGGCCCTTTAACATGGGTTAAAGGGGAGATCGATCACGCACTTAGTCAGGCTAGCGATAATCTGACTCAGTTGTCGGAGAACATGGAGGATGTTACTCCAATTCGGTATTGTCTGACGCATTTGCACCAGGTGACTGGGGCAATTCAAATGGTTGGTCTTGAAGGTGCAGCACGTTATAGTGCTGAAATTGAGAAATTTGTCACCGGATTTGAAAAACAGGAAGTAGTAATTTCTCCTGAACATATTGAATTGATCAAGCAGGCAATCACGGCGCTTGTACAATATCTGGATGAACTAATAGGCGGGGAACCTGATCTCCCGTTAAAGCTTTTTCCTTTTTACCAAAAGCTGTTGCAAGCACAAAATATTGAAAAGCATAATGAAAGCGACTTGTTTTTCCCTGATTTAAGTACGCGAGCACCAAAAAATAAAGCAGTCCGGACCCTCTCTGAGACGGATTTCCCACAGTTTATCAAAAATCAGCGCTCTCGTTTTCAGCGCGGTTTATTGCAATGGTTAAAGGGAGAGGGTGCAGCCGGTCTTCCGGAAATGCGAGAAGCTTTGCGAGAAATCGATACTACCCAGAGTTTACCAGCACATCGAACTTTTTGGTGGGCAGCAATTGCATTTGTAGATAGTCTGATCAATCAAGGATTAAAAGCTGAATTTAATGTAAAACAATTGTGCGCACGCATAGATTTACAAATGCGCAAACTGGTTGAGGGATCGCCTAAAGTTGCTGAGAGATTGTTGCGTGATGTTTTATATTTTGTCGCGCGCAGTCAGGCAGTGAGTGATTCCGTTAAAGAAGTAAAACAGGTTTTCGAACTGGATGATTATTTGCCAGTTGCAAAAACGCAAACGGACGAAGAAGAAGCTGATCACATTAAGCTTCAGTCCATACTGCGTGAATTACGCGATGCAGTGTCAACAGCAAAAGAATCCTGGTTGAAATACACTTCAGGCAATAAAGATAGCCTTACCAACTTTCAGCAACAGTCTGCCAAATTGATCGCAAAGGCAGAAGCGCTCGACAGCCAGCCGATGAACAATCTGGTAAATCAGATCGGGGCTGTTGCAGCCGTATTGAGTGAAGTAAATGAAACCAATAAAGACACAGTTGCTCTTGAAATGGCAACTGCGTTATTGCTGATAGAAAACACGACAGAAAACTACAAGCAGCAAGCTCAAGAGTTTGTTCAGCAGTCCGAAGTGCAGGTAAAACGGCTGCAAGCCAGCATCAGTGGCAATTTGGGAGAAATTGATATTCCTGAAGTGCCATTACTGGGCGAAATGAGCCGTAAAGCACAAGAAAAGATGTTGTTGTCTCAGGTTGCCAATGAAATTCAGACTAATTTACGCAACATAGAGCAGGTGCTTGACAGTTATTTTCGCGATACAACCAAGCGTAATGATCTGGTTGCTCTTGATCCAACCATTCATCAAATTTCTGGTGCGCTGTCGATTCTGGATATGGGAAAAGCAGTGGAATTACTTGCCGCCAGCCAGGACTTAATCCGAAAATTCAGTCAGGAAGATTATGTAGTTGAAGAGCAAGAGCATGAACTGGTTGCGGAAGCATTAAGTAGTTTAGGTTTTTATGTGGATGCAATTCAGTATGGCCGTACTGACGCAGAAAGAATTTTAATCCCTGTATTAAAACGTTTGACCGGGAAAGAAGCTGATACAAGTCATGAACCGATAGAAGTAGAAATATCAGAAGAAGTTGAGCCTGACTTACCAACAATCAGTGTCGAGTCTGGCTTGGACGAACAAAAACAACAGCTTAAATCTTGTTTTGAAGCATTGCAAAAAACACCTGCGGATAATATTTGCAAGGTAAATGTAAAAGCTGTTTTAACCAGTTTGCGTCAAGATGCAGATTTGGTCGCAGATCATTTATTAAATTTGCAAGCTTCAAAGGCACTGACTTTGCTCAGCCAGTCAGGTGATGAGGTGCTTCCTGAGCTCGAAGCCAGCATTGCAGAAATTACAGCCTTAAAAGTTCAAGCAAGCGCACCTTCAGCAGAAGCATCTCGCATGAAAGATGCTTCAGAGGACGCAGTGGATGCCGAGCTTTTAGAAACTTATTTGGAAGAAGCCGAAGAAGTTCTGGGAAGAGTGCAGGAAAATCTCCAAATTTGCCAAGGTAATCCACATGACAGGGAAGCGCTTACGACTATACGTCGTGGATTTCATACCCTGAAGGGTAGCGGCAGGATGGTAGGATTAAATACGCTGGGCGAAGTTGCCTGGGGTATAGAGCAGGTGATGAACAAGTGGATGGAAGAAGAAAAGAGTGCGACACCTGCGTTGTTGCAACTTATTTCGCAATCTCATGATGCGTTTGCAGAATGGGTAAAACAATTAAATGATAGTGGTACAGCGGATGTGCAAGCAGAAGACTTACTGGCGTTCGCTGAACAGCTAAAAAATGGCGAAGTAGCAGTTCAAGCTGATGAAGTTTCAGAACCAGAATTGGTGCCAGAAGAACTAACATTTGCGCCAATTGAGCCTGAAGAAATCGCATTTGAAGCTGAACCGGTTGACGAGTCTGAGCTGCCGCTTTTAGCAACTGAAGCTGAAGAAGAAACAGTAATTTTAGAAGAAGATTCCGAAAGTAACCAGGAAATAATCGAAGAAGAAATAGAAGCTGTTCAAGCCTCAGAGATAGTCCCGAATCTAGAAAATATACCTGTATTTGGAGCGGTGGAATCTCCAGTGCTGTCTTCATTTGATGCAGATACCCCTATTGCAGAGGAAGCGGTTCAGGAAGAAAGAACACCCGAATTGATAGCTTCCCCTCCCTTTGAAGCAGAAGCAGAAGCAGAAGCAACGCCGAAGCCTGAGTTAATTGTAGTGAGTGAGGCTGCCGTAGAAGAGATGCCGGCACCGGAAGAAGATGTGGTGATCGGGGAAGCCGTCATTTCCCCAGTGTTATTCAGCATCTTCATGAAAGAGGCAGAGCAGCACTTGCAAACCTTATCCAGGGAATACGCTGGGGTAACCGAATCGCCTGAACAACCCATTGCACACGAGTTTATGCGTGCAGCACACACCCTTTGCGGCATAGCTCGCACCACTGGCATTACAGCCGTTGCAGATCTAGGGCATGCGATGGAGCTCTGGTTGCAGGAACAGCTAGACAATTTTCAGCCCTTCAGTGATAAACATATCAAGGTAATGGGCGATACAGTTGCCAGCTTGAACAAAATGTTATCGACTATTAGTGAACATAAACCGCCAAAGCCGGCTAAACAGTTGATTATATCTTTGCAAGCTATGTTGAAAAGGGCAGTGGCTGAACGTGAAGAAAGACATGAAAAAGCTGCTGAAGTGTTGCGGGCGCAAGAAAAGGCTCAGGCAGATGGAATAGCATCTGCGCTTGCAGAGGAGCATACCAAAGCATCAATAGCAGAAATACCTGTTGAAATGAAATCAGTGTCCAGTACGCCTTCACAAAGCGAAAGGGTTGCTGAAAATGTACAGCAAGATAATGAGCAAGCTGACCGTAGAAGAGTTCATGACGATCTTGACGAGCAATTGTTACCCATTTTCCTGGAAGAAGCACAAGAGCTATTTCCAGAGATTGGGGGGTTGCTCAGAGATTTGCGTACCACCCCAACAGATTTAAATTTATCAAACTCCCTTCAGCGTGCGCTCCATACCTTAAAAGGTAGCTCACGAATGGCGGGAGCGATGCGTTTGGGTGAATTAACGCACAACATGGAAGATAAGGTCGTTGTTGCTATTGAAAGTAATTCTCTGACACCAGAATTGTTTGATGATCTGGAAGCAGAGTTTGACCGATTGGGTGACTCACTAGAGCGTTTGAAAACTGGTGAGCAAGACATACAGGAAGTGATTTCTGCGACAAAAGATAGTCAATCGCTTGACAATCAGGAAACTGCTGCTGTAACAGGAATGACATTTGGAGAGTTTGAACAGGCAGCACAGAAAGCATTGTTGCGGGTTCGCGCAGATGTGGTGGATCGTCTGGTAAGTGAAGCTGGTGAGGTGAGTATCGCACGTTCGCGAATCGAAGGTGAAATGCAATCCTTTAAGCAATCACTGTTTGATTTGACAGAAAACGTCATACGTTTACGTAATCAATTACGTGAGGTAGAGATTCAAGCTGAAAGTCAGATGCAGTCTCGTCTGACATTGGTCAGTGATGAAGATACGACCACATTTGATCCACTGGAGTTTGATCGTTTCACCCGATTCCAGGAATTAACCCGGATGATGGCTGAAAGTGTGAACGACGTTTCAACTGTACAGCAGAATTTGCTGAAGAATCTGGATGAAACAGAAGCTGCATTACTACAGCAAGCCCGGATGAATCGAGAGCTACAGCAGGAATTGATGCATATTCGGATGGTGCCGATAAATAGTCTGACTGAACGTATGTATCGTATTGTTCGCCAGACTGCGAAAGAATTAGGTAAAAAAGCTAACCTGGATATACGTGGTGCGAATGTTGAGTTGGATAGAAGCGTACTGGAAAAAATGACCGCCCCGTTTGAGCATTTGCTCAGAAACGCGATTGCTCATGGACTGGAAGTAAAAGCCAAACGATTAGCTGCAGGAAAAGCAGAAATTGGTGATATACAGCTTCAGGCACGTCAGGAAGGAAATGAAATTATTCTGACATTAAGTGATGACGGTGCCGGGATCGATTTGGAAGCGATTCGTAAAAAAGCACTTCAATTAAACTTGATAGAAGATGGCCAGGTGCTGGATGATGCAGTTCTGATGGAATTGATATTTTCCTCAGGATTTTCAACCGCACAAGAAGTGTCTCAGGTTGCGGGTCGCGGTGTAGGTATGGACGTGGTAAGAAATGAAGTTGCATCCCTAGGTGGTCGTATCGAGGTGAATTCAGAATATGGGAAAGGTACAACGTTCACCATTTATTTACCACTGACACTTGCAGTAACGCAGACATTATTAATTAAAGCAGGTGCCGAACTTTTTGCAATACCTTCATCCATGGTGGAACAGGTCCAGGAACTAAAGGCTAAACCGCTGGCTGAAGTCTATGGTAAAAAAGAAATTGAATGGCAAGGCAACAAATATCCATTCTTCTATTTGCCAAGACTACTTGGGGATGAAGAGCATCAGCCAATATCAAAAAACTATAATTCAATCTTGCTATTGAGAAGCGGAGCTTTACGTACGGCCATACACGTAGATGAGTTGCAGGGAAACCGAGAAATTGTAGTCAAAAATATCGGGCCGCAACTAGCGCGAGTATCAGGCATCGCTGGTGCAACAGTACTGGGTAACGGTAAGGTGGTTTTGATTCTGAATCCGGTGCAATTAGCCCACCGTGAAGCAATGCCAATAGTCACGGCAAAGATCGAAGCACCTGTTGAAGTAGAAGAAAAGCCAAGCAACATTCCGCTCATTATGGTGGTAGATGATTCATTAACGGTGCGAAAAATCACAAGTAGATTGTTGTCCCGTGAAGGTTATCAGGTTATCACCGCAAAAGATGGTGTAGAGGCGCTGCAAGAGCTTCAAGATGCACAGCCAAGCGTCATGCTGGTGGATATAGAAATGCCGCGTATGGATGGCTTTGAATTAACCCGCAATGTACGCGGTGATTCCAAAACAGCGAATATACCCATTATCATGATTACCTCACGTACAGCAGAGAAACATCGTAACTATGCTAAAGAGTTGGGCGTAGACGTTTATCTGGGTAAGCCTTATCAGGAAGAGGAACTGCTGGAGCATATCGAAAGCTTCATCAAAGCAGGTATCAAGCACTAA
- a CDS encoding response regulator has protein sequence MVIDDSNTIRRSAEIFLVKAGCEVVLAEDGFDALAKITDHQPDVIFVDIMMPRLDGYQACSLIKKNPKFKSTPVIMLSSKDGLFDRARGRMVGSDEYLTKPFTKDSLLEAVGKHVLNRGLA, from the coding sequence ATGGTAATTGATGATAGCAATACCATTCGTAGAAGTGCCGAAATATTTCTGGTGAAGGCTGGATGTGAAGTGGTTTTGGCTGAAGATGGTTTTGATGCATTGGCAAAAATAACAGACCACCAGCCAGATGTGATTTTTGTCGATATAATGATGCCGCGCCTGGATGGTTACCAGGCATGCTCCCTGATTAAAAAAAATCCCAAGTTCAAGTCCACTCCAGTCATTATGCTGTCCAGTAAAGACGGCTTGTTTGACCGAGCGAGAGGAAGAATGGTGGGATCGGATGAATATTTGACCAAACCTTTTACTAAAGACAGTTTGCTGGAAGCGGTTGGTAAGCATGTATTAAATCGTGGTTTGGCTTAA
- a CDS encoding chemotaxis protein CheW: protein MARKISLREFQQSVSAKLQGVAKMAPSSSKLGLQVGTEFWLVNLADVSEVVPVPTLASVPLTRPWFVGVANIRGNLFSIADFSAFLGGGNTPINMDSRLLLVHQKFMVNAGLVVNRMLGLRNPEQFQRKEVNNSETPWFCAEYTDDDGQLWKELKMETLVHHPDFLRVGL from the coding sequence ATGGCAAGAAAAATTAGTCTACGTGAGTTTCAGCAAAGCGTTTCAGCTAAGCTGCAAGGGGTGGCCAAAATGGCCCCTTCATCTTCCAAGCTGGGATTGCAGGTGGGAACGGAGTTTTGGCTGGTAAATCTGGCGGATGTGAGTGAAGTGGTTCCAGTGCCAACATTGGCGAGCGTTCCGTTGACTCGCCCCTGGTTTGTTGGCGTGGCGAATATCCGTGGAAATCTATTTAGTATTGCGGATTTTTCTGCTTTTCTGGGTGGCGGTAACACCCCGATCAATATGGATAGTCGGTTATTGTTGGTTCACCAGAAATTCATGGTGAATGCGGGGTTGGTGGTAAATAGAATGTTAGGTTTACGCAATCCAGAACAGTTTCAGAGAAAAGAAGTAAATAATTCAGAAACACCGTGGTTTTGTGCTGAATATACAGATGATGACGGGCAGCTTTGGAAAGAGTTGAAAATGGAAACGCTGGTGCATCATCCGGATTTTTTACGAGTAGGTTTGTAA
- a CDS encoding response regulator transcription factor: protein MAINKIMVVDDSPTERHFLGELLTKNGYSVVMAENGEEAMAKAKLEKPDLIIMDVVMPGLNGFQATRAITKDDETKDIPVILCTTKGQETDKVWGMRQGAKDYVIKPVDSAELLRKITALS from the coding sequence ATGGCGATTAACAAAATAATGGTGGTAGATGACTCCCCAACTGAAAGGCATTTTCTGGGGGAGTTGTTGACAAAAAATGGGTATAGCGTGGTCATGGCAGAAAATGGCGAAGAAGCAATGGCTAAAGCCAAGTTGGAAAAGCCTGATTTGATCATCATGGACGTGGTGATGCCAGGATTGAATGGCTTCCAGGCAACGCGTGCAATCACTAAAGATGACGAAACCAAGGATATTCCTGTAATCCTCTGCACAACAAAGGGGCAGGAAACTGATAAGGTTTGGGGTATGCGGCAAGGTGCCAAAGATTATGTTATCAAACCGGTAGATTCAGCAGAACTTTTAAGAAAGATTACAGCGTTGAGTTAA